The Leadbettera azotonutricia ZAS-9 genome has a window encoding:
- a CDS encoding OmpH family outer membrane protein: MKRLIVFVALAFSGLGWLGAQQLTRFAVVDLPRVYVSFFRESRAVREFEERSARVQSEIDRMNAEIQALKNNQINAEFQGNQEQALRLESEINRKSDYLKEYYKLKTAELESQKAKLTQSSSFLEQVYDEIRFIAESEGYSMVLNLKENTGILWYSPTVDITDKLIQNLLDKARR; encoded by the coding sequence ATGAAAAGATTGATTGTATTTGTCGCTTTGGCTTTTTCAGGCTTGGGCTGGCTGGGCGCACAGCAGCTTACCCGTTTTGCGGTGGTGGATCTCCCCAGGGTCTATGTGTCGTTCTTCAGGGAATCCAGGGCGGTACGTGAATTTGAAGAGCGTAGCGCCAGGGTGCAAAGCGAGATTGACCGCATGAATGCGGAGATCCAGGCCCTTAAAAACAACCAGATCAACGCCGAATTCCAGGGAAACCAGGAACAGGCCCTCAGGCTCGAATCGGAAATAAACCGCAAGTCCGATTACCTTAAAGAGTATTACAAGCTCAAGACTGCGGAACTAGAGAGCCAGAAGGCAAAGCTCACCCAGTCGAGCTCTTTTTTGGAGCAGGTCTATGACGAAATCCGCTTCATCGCAGAGAGCGAGGGCTACAGCATGGTGCTTAACCTGAAAGAAAATACCGGCATACTTTGGTACAGTCCCACCGTTGATATAACCGACAAGCTTATCCAGAACCTTTTGGATAAAGCGCGCCGCTAA
- the tmk gene encoding dTMP kinase, giving the protein MEILTNFAVFEGGDGSGTTTQLKLLKEHFSLAGKGLPSFYDTFEPTDSPIGRIIRSGLKHETALKPETIACLFAADRSEHLYEKNGIIERCARGELVVSDRYIPSSLVYQGITCGEELPSYLNKDFPCPEVIFFFDLDPETAQKRMETRASKDIFEELEFQIRVRSLYKAMLPRFRDQGVRIEIIDASKSPGEVAALVWRALQKMLIFKGFVL; this is encoded by the coding sequence ATGGAAATCCTAACGAATTTTGCAGTTTTTGAAGGCGGCGACGGCTCTGGCACCACTACCCAGCTAAAATTGCTCAAGGAGCATTTCAGCCTGGCCGGCAAGGGCCTTCCCTCCTTTTATGATACTTTTGAGCCTACTGACAGCCCTATAGGGCGCATTATACGCAGCGGCTTAAAGCACGAAACCGCCTTAAAGCCCGAGACCATAGCCTGCCTTTTTGCGGCGGACCGTTCTGAGCATCTCTACGAGAAAAACGGCATTATAGAGCGTTGCGCCAGGGGGGAACTGGTTGTATCCGATCGTTATATTCCCTCCTCCCTGGTGTACCAGGGTATCACCTGCGGGGAGGAGCTTCCCTCTTACCTCAACAAGGATTTCCCCTGCCCTGAAGTCATATTCTTTTTTGATCTGGACCCCGAAACCGCCCAGAAACGCATGGAAACCAGGGCGTCAAAGGATATTTTTGAAGAACTGGAATTCCAAATCCGGGTGCGTTCCCTTTACAAGGCCATGCTGCCCCGCTTCCGGGATCAGGGCGTCAGGATCGAAATTATCGACGCATCCAAAAGCCCCGGCGAAGTTGCCGCGCTGGTCTGGAGGGCCTTGCAGAAAATGCTGATATTCAAGGGATTTGTATTATAA
- the bamA gene encoding outer membrane protein assembly factor BamA produces MRFRFLVLLLAAVTVFSVFPQDVEWYQGKPIKNIVFDGLNNVKSNELDGITEPYLGQSFGDDVYWEILGKLYALEYFETINPTALRADTQGNEVILRFTVTERPQVSRINFVGNSGLRRNELLDTVTLKIHDVATQAKLRVDELAITNKYLEKGFPDIKVRSEMVPGANGSLVVNFYVEEGEKITIEEFRFEGNSVFSARTLQRQLTLKTKGIIADGAFQEAKLIADRQALTQYYHDRGYIDAEIVDVSREIRKDEKGGNNLTITFRLYEGRIYNFGGITFEGNKIFTTEQLAALVYSKVGDVVSDKKIQADLMRVTDLYLENGYLFNRIEPVPNRDASQGLLTFNIMIVERGRAHIENIIVRGNEKTKDNVILREIPLEAGDIFSKAKVMDGLRNLYNLQYFSNVIPDTPVGSSDALMDLVINVEEQPTTDVQFGLTFSGSSDPDAFPISGMVRWNDRNFRGSGNQIGAEVNASPDTQSASLDYTQRWIFGLPLSGSFDFTVQHTKRLAAMDNMPPYFNNDDSDKAYAFPDGFGSREEYVEAGKIPSSEFLLPYNQWRLSLGVSTGYRWSTFVGNLTLSGGVRLGIVRSVFDSDLYRPFDPVLRNENNIWTPATSVWTSLALDQRDVYYDPSKGYYGIQRIGYYGLLGIEQEHYVRTDTKAEWYITMFNIPITDNWAFKAVFGIHSGLSFIFRQPFNDAPIIEEANQLAVDGMFVGRGWSGEYSRKGFALWENWAEIRLPVVPGILAWDFFFDAAGVKAKPGDLFSSFGADDQSSPDFSTFFMRFSFGGGFRFTIPQFPFRFSLAKRFLIQDGSVKWQGGAIGRNSSNPAKGLDFVISFALSTY; encoded by the coding sequence ATGCGCTTTAGGTTTTTAGTGTTGCTATTGGCGGCTGTCACGGTTTTTTCCGTTTTTCCCCAGGATGTGGAATGGTACCAGGGCAAACCCATAAAGAATATTGTTTTCGATGGACTAAACAATGTAAAATCCAATGAACTGGACGGTATTACCGAGCCCTACCTGGGCCAAAGCTTCGGCGATGATGTTTATTGGGAAATACTGGGCAAGCTCTATGCCCTGGAATACTTTGAAACCATCAACCCTACGGCTTTAAGGGCGGACACCCAAGGGAACGAAGTCATACTCCGCTTCACAGTCACCGAAAGGCCCCAGGTCTCCCGCATAAACTTTGTGGGCAACAGCGGCCTAAGGCGCAACGAGCTTTTGGACACAGTGACCCTCAAAATCCATGACGTGGCAACCCAGGCCAAACTCAGGGTGGACGAGCTGGCTATCACCAATAAATACCTTGAAAAAGGCTTCCCGGATATTAAAGTGCGCTCCGAAATGGTGCCCGGCGCCAATGGCTCTCTGGTGGTCAACTTTTATGTTGAAGAGGGCGAGAAGATCACTATCGAGGAATTCCGCTTCGAAGGGAATTCAGTGTTTTCCGCCAGGACCCTTCAGCGCCAGCTGACCTTAAAAACCAAGGGCATTATTGCGGACGGGGCTTTCCAGGAAGCCAAGCTTATCGCGGACCGGCAGGCCCTTACCCAATACTACCATGATAGGGGCTATATAGACGCGGAAATAGTGGATGTGAGCCGGGAAATCAGGAAGGATGAGAAGGGTGGAAACAACCTGACCATCACCTTCAGGCTTTATGAGGGGCGCATTTATAACTTTGGCGGTATCACCTTTGAGGGGAACAAGATTTTTACCACTGAGCAGCTTGCCGCCCTGGTGTATTCAAAAGTCGGGGATGTGGTAAGCGATAAAAAGATCCAGGCCGATCTTATGCGGGTAACCGATCTCTACCTCGAAAACGGCTACCTTTTTAACCGCATAGAGCCGGTGCCGAACCGTGACGCGAGCCAGGGGCTGCTGACCTTCAATATAATGATAGTGGAACGGGGCAGGGCCCATATCGAAAACATCATTGTCCGGGGGAATGAAAAAACCAAGGATAATGTAATACTCAGGGAAATTCCCCTTGAAGCGGGGGATATTTTTTCCAAAGCAAAGGTAATGGACGGCCTCCGCAATCTTTACAACCTCCAGTATTTCTCCAATGTGATTCCTGACACCCCTGTGGGCAGCTCCGATGCCCTCATGGATCTGGTGATCAATGTGGAAGAGCAGCCGACCACGGATGTGCAGTTCGGTCTGACCTTCTCGGGTTCTTCGGATCCCGATGCGTTCCCGATTTCGGGCATGGTAAGATGGAACGACAGGAATTTCCGCGGCTCGGGCAACCAGATAGGGGCGGAAGTAAATGCTTCTCCTGACACCCAGAGCGCTTCCCTCGACTACACCCAGCGATGGATTTTCGGCTTGCCCCTTTCGGGGAGTTTCGATTTTACCGTGCAGCATACAAAACGCCTTGCCGCCATGGATAATATGCCCCCTTATTTCAACAACGATGACAGCGACAAGGCCTATGCTTTCCCCGACGGTTTTGGTTCCCGCGAAGAATATGTGGAAGCAGGGAAAATACCCTCCAGCGAATTCCTCCTGCCCTATAATCAGTGGCGCCTGTCTCTGGGCGTTTCCACTGGCTACAGGTGGTCTACCTTCGTAGGCAACCTTACCCTTTCAGGCGGCGTCAGGCTTGGCATTGTGCGCAGTGTTTTCGATTCTGATCTTTACCGGCCCTTTGATCCGGTCCTACGGAATGAAAACAATATCTGGACTCCTGCCACTTCGGTATGGACAAGCCTTGCCCTGGATCAGAGGGATGTGTATTACGATCCTTCAAAGGGCTATTACGGCATTCAGCGCATAGGGTATTACGGATTGCTGGGCATAGAGCAGGAGCATTATGTCAGGACCGATACCAAGGCTGAATGGTACATCACCATGTTCAATATCCCTATAACAGACAATTGGGCATTCAAAGCGGTCTTTGGAATACATTCGGGGCTTTCGTTTATTTTCCGTCAGCCCTTCAATGACGCGCCTATCATAGAAGAAGCCAACCAGCTCGCGGTAGACGGCATGTTCGTGGGCAGGGGCTGGAGCGGCGAATATTCCCGGAAAGGCTTTGCCCTCTGGGAAAACTGGGCCGAGATCCGCCTTCCTGTGGTGCCGGGCATACTGGCATGGGATTTCTTCTTCGACGCGGCGGGCGTCAAGGCAAAGCCGGGGGATTTGTTCTCATCCTTCGGGGCCGACGATCAAAGCTCGCCTGATTTTAGCACCTTCTTTATGCGCTTCAGCTTTGGAGGGGGTTTCCGCTTCACCATACCCCAATTCCCCTTCAGGTTCAGCCTGGCAAAGCGTTTCCTGATTCAGGACGGCTCGGTGAAGTGGCAAGGCGGCGCCATAGGCCGCAACAGCAGCAACCCTGCAAAAGGGTTGGACTTTGTTATAAGCTTTGCCCTGTCTACTTATTAG
- a CDS encoding transposase: MKSITQIIGGKQGLFEGFHELQQFFEEHLGGEHRNFILILQVIESCSPRLIHTYRGVGRKAYDYMNFFRAFFAVNHFGIPNMKALVETLRSDPNLRQLCGFKKVPSRTTFSRRLNDISKADVLNDILDELVKQAYKDLPVIHICRDSTAIESRESPKEKTKGTVPKALKKRGRRPKDAPKTIKEPTVLAQQAKKDISEITRELNQECAWGCKKNSQGKVSYWKGYKLHLDVTDTGFPASAFVSGANVHDSQAAILLEKMTMGKVRHLYSVMDAAYDAKDIKQFIRRHRRVPVIDPNSRNDKICAPLDPAKQERYKIRTTVERAYSHLKDNLIPGKIYVKGNRKVTFVLMIAVLCLAAQKYLHYFKPCLA; this comes from the coding sequence ATGAAGAGCATAACACAAATCATCGGCGGGAAACAAGGTCTTTTTGAAGGGTTCCATGAATTACAGCAGTTTTTCGAGGAACATTTAGGCGGCGAACACAGGAACTTTATCTTAATACTGCAAGTCATAGAAAGCTGCTCTCCTCGCCTGATTCATACCTACCGGGGTGTCGGAAGGAAGGCGTATGATTATATGAATTTCTTCCGGGCCTTTTTTGCGGTGAACCATTTTGGCATACCGAACATGAAGGCGCTTGTGGAAACATTACGGTCAGACCCCAATCTACGCCAGCTCTGCGGATTTAAAAAAGTCCCCAGCAGGACAACATTTTCACGGCGTCTTAACGATATCAGTAAGGCGGATGTACTGAATGATATATTGGATGAATTAGTAAAACAGGCATACAAAGATTTACCGGTTATCCATATCTGCCGGGATTCAACCGCGATAGAATCCCGGGAAAGTCCGAAGGAGAAAACCAAAGGAACAGTCCCAAAAGCGCTTAAAAAGCGGGGAAGAAGGCCCAAAGACGCTCCAAAAACGATAAAAGAACCAACCGTTCTTGCGCAACAGGCCAAAAAGGATATTTCTGAAATCACGAGGGAATTAAACCAGGAATGCGCCTGGGGCTGCAAGAAAAACAGTCAGGGCAAGGTGAGTTATTGGAAAGGATACAAATTACATCTTGATGTTACCGACACAGGGTTTCCGGCAAGCGCCTTTGTAAGCGGGGCAAATGTCCATGACAGCCAGGCGGCGATACTGCTGGAGAAAATGACCATGGGGAAAGTCAGACATTTATATTCTGTAATGGATGCGGCCTATGACGCAAAAGACATTAAACAATTTATACGCCGTCACCGCCGGGTTCCCGTTATCGATCCCAATTCCAGAAATGATAAAATCTGCGCACCCCTTGATCCGGCGAAACAGGAACGGTATAAAATTCGCACGACAGTCGAACGGGCCTATTCGCATTTAAAAGACAATTTGATACCGGGGAAAATATATGTCAAAGGCAATCGCAAGGTTACTTTTGTCTTGATGATTGCCGTACTATGTTTGGCGGCGCAAAAATATCTACACTACTTTAAGCCTTGTTTGGCTTGA
- a CDS encoding translocation/assembly module TamB domain-containing protein, which translates to MELKFGGGSWKANTLIRTGVFFLSFSAMVVLTSLVLRPIQSTMIAAMEGLRDGLITRVEVFTGRTLVYGSLGPSIFGTLDLRDVKILRDDGTSILSVSRLRLSYSLLNLLQGKISEAFNSVRVDRPILTLDFEKDQDLKRLFAQPSQDERPANFSSLLPENFQIRLRNGESEFMSSPGTDSVPWNFKLQNLGLDVSLRKGRIVFQGKWNARGELNMGAPSPSLNAAMNARVNGEYSWVDGEGRGNFVIPSLAGNSFRLKPLSVSIVFRDQKFEVRKIYDKSPMDLAFTYDLEEEKLAAFFGCENFSLQDLVTLTGAWKDYNSWALLRLSGKASLEKTGAQGPPVYDFDLSGLIPARSPIGAASVAIKGNGDEKAVSIEELAVNSSRGNIRFDGKLDYNPLTPTGNLVVSELGLAGTEAPHEKLNAAFSIYSSGQKISFFGENLSAGNLTLSGLDGSVIHEKDGLTFALSAMRFKELDSYGDVRLSSFSLDGSVDYDPRHIQASLRLDSFSVRDILELLKPLGTTLPIISLSAVDDLSVTTEIFFTTDYEHMLYNAPRFVAAYEGPRDILAITSLSGTDRRFELEEGRISWGGGEAELSAFADFSNPDDISFSLQTNHKDLIYFLEGSVLDRRSLSIRGSYGFQAYLSAAGMGSYSGYVQGENIPIPSGDQNALLSFMASLRYDSLDLWSADLDRFEISDIAAPGSSYASLRLSGLADQDGARISNLLYDDGRGALSGILSLDWDKGYQNLRLLATVFDTQGKEHYDLSASYNDKTLGLFLKGEGMQLARIAQNAYGAVAAGNASLSWRTGSEFEAQVDLDSLVFRLNDTDVRVEASASLNPNVFFLDKFTLNYSGLEGTMPYFRVDRRASLAEVRAELHGALAGRGLDISLRGQAEFQPLASWFNIEDALDSISGSIAMDTARYDTFEADEPFSFAFSSVRNEAGPQIAVSGGPRNMIRFRYSSVPGSRGGDFYAALSSPSPVRGAFIGNISAGEIDAQVSDLYVDMGTLWGFIPPDFVVAFPGGIVTGAIHIAGPLSDPEFYGSARATSLKILVPQFIAAPIRPVPVAIALNGNEMSFGPVDAAVGNGSGLVSAWFRFDRWIPNIFNMDIVVPQEKAIPFGLDISGILAHGLAAGHLNLDMQDMIFTVSGDLTAQNTEISLNGDELAAMETASLQPHTSSISTLIDITIKTGRRVEFFWPSADFPVLQAYTDMGTGIHITSDAVSRRFTLQGDVKLRSGEIFYLERNFYLREGTLFFNESELQFDPRISARAEIRDQGEEGPVTISMLIDYAPLKSFTPRFESNPPLSQLEIFSMLGQNPQGASDQTNQRNILISASADALTQFAVTRRFQRVVRNFLGLDMFSVRTQVLQNMVFQAAGFNNGSNTPSTGSGTGTTGEETMPGERRAGNYFDNTTVFLGKYIGSDIFVQSLFSWRYDETKQTWGGIRFEPEIGLEMKNPLFNIQLNILPLHPENWFIDDVSFTFTWRRSF; encoded by the coding sequence TTGGAACTGAAATTCGGGGGAGGGAGCTGGAAGGCGAACACCCTCATAAGGACAGGCGTATTTTTTCTCAGCTTTTCGGCTATGGTGGTCCTTACCTCCCTGGTGCTGCGCCCCATTCAGTCAACCATGATCGCTGCTATGGAGGGTTTAAGGGACGGTTTAATCACTCGGGTTGAGGTTTTTACCGGCCGCACCTTGGTTTACGGTTCCCTGGGGCCTTCGATCTTTGGAACTCTGGACTTACGGGATGTAAAGATACTGCGTGATGACGGCACAAGCATCCTGTCTGTTTCGCGGCTCAGGCTGTCTTATTCGCTCCTTAACCTTCTCCAGGGCAAAATCAGCGAAGCCTTCAATTCTGTCCGGGTTGACCGGCCTATCCTGACTCTGGACTTCGAAAAAGATCAGGATTTGAAACGTCTTTTCGCCCAGCCAAGCCAGGATGAACGGCCGGCGAATTTTTCATCATTATTGCCTGAAAATTTCCAGATACGCCTTAGAAACGGTGAATCGGAATTCATGAGCAGCCCCGGAACAGATTCTGTTCCCTGGAATTTTAAACTTCAAAACCTGGGGCTGGATGTATCTTTGCGCAAAGGCCGCATTGTCTTCCAGGGAAAATGGAATGCCCGGGGCGAATTGAATATGGGGGCGCCTTCGCCTTCCCTGAATGCTGCCATGAACGCCAGGGTTAATGGGGAATACTCCTGGGTGGATGGGGAGGGCAGGGGGAATTTTGTCATCCCCTCCCTGGCAGGGAATTCTTTCAGGCTTAAGCCGCTTTCGGTGAGCATAGTTTTCAGGGATCAAAAATTCGAAGTCAGGAAGATTTATGACAAGTCCCCTATGGATTTGGCTTTTACCTATGACCTGGAGGAGGAAAAGCTTGCCGCTTTTTTCGGATGCGAAAATTTTTCGCTTCAGGATCTTGTCACCCTTACCGGTGCATGGAAGGATTACAACAGCTGGGCATTGCTCAGGCTTTCGGGCAAGGCCTCCCTTGAAAAAACCGGCGCCCAGGGCCCTCCTGTATACGATTTTGATCTTTCGGGTCTCATACCTGCCCGGTCGCCCATTGGGGCAGCCTCTGTTGCCATAAAGGGCAACGGAGATGAAAAAGCCGTATCGATTGAGGAACTGGCTGTAAATTCATCCAGGGGCAATATTCGCTTCGACGGGAAACTGGACTATAATCCCCTCACCCCTACGGGAAACCTTGTGGTTTCCGAACTTGGCCTGGCAGGCACCGAAGCTCCCCATGAAAAGCTCAATGCTGCTTTTTCCATTTATTCAAGCGGTCAGAAGATTAGCTTTTTTGGCGAGAATCTCAGCGCCGGGAACCTGACCTTGTCGGGCCTGGATGGTTCTGTGATCCATGAAAAAGACGGGCTTACCTTTGCCTTGTCCGCCATGAGGTTTAAAGAATTGGATTCCTACGGGGATGTGCGCTTGAGCAGTTTTTCCCTTGACGGATCTGTCGATTATGATCCGCGCCATATACAGGCCAGCCTCAGGCTGGATTCGTTTTCCGTAAGGGACATACTGGAATTGCTAAAGCCCCTGGGAACAACCCTGCCGATCATTTCACTAAGCGCGGTGGACGATCTTTCTGTGACCACGGAAATTTTCTTTACCACCGATTATGAGCACATGCTCTACAATGCCCCCCGTTTTGTGGCTGCTTATGAAGGCCCCAGGGACATTTTGGCCATCACCTCCCTTTCGGGGACGGATCGGAGGTTCGAGCTTGAAGAGGGCCGCATCAGCTGGGGGGGCGGCGAGGCCGAGCTTTCGGCTTTTGCCGATTTTTCAAATCCCGACGATATTTCATTCTCCCTCCAGACCAACCACAAGGATCTGATTTATTTCCTGGAAGGATCTGTCCTGGACAGGAGATCCCTGAGCATAAGGGGGTCCTATGGCTTCCAGGCCTATCTCAGCGCAGCGGGCATGGGTTCTTATTCGGGCTATGTGCAGGGGGAAAACATTCCCATACCTTCAGGGGATCAGAACGCCCTCCTTTCGTTTATGGCTTCCCTCCGCTACGATTCCCTTGACCTCTGGTCCGCGGATCTGGATCGCTTTGAAATAAGCGATATAGCGGCGCCGGGTTCTTCTTACGCTTCCCTGCGCTTGTCGGGTCTGGCGGATCAGGACGGGGCCCGAATTTCCAATTTATTGTACGACGATGGCAGGGGTGCCCTTTCAGGCATTTTGTCCCTTGATTGGGACAAGGGATACCAAAATTTGAGGCTTCTGGCAACAGTTTTTGATACCCAGGGGAAAGAGCATTACGATCTGTCCGCTTCTTATAATGACAAAACCCTTGGCCTTTTTCTGAAAGGGGAAGGCATGCAGCTTGCCCGCATTGCCCAAAATGCATACGGGGCGGTAGCCGCAGGGAACGCAAGCTTGTCATGGAGGACAGGCTCCGAATTCGAAGCCCAGGTTGATCTCGATTCCCTTGTGTTCCGCTTAAACGATACCGATGTCAGGGTCGAGGCCAGCGCATCGTTGAACCCGAATGTGTTCTTCCTGGACAAGTTCACCCTGAATTACAGCGGCCTGGAAGGGACTATGCCCTATTTCAGGGTAGACCGCCGTGCCAGCCTGGCGGAGGTCCGGGCAGAGCTGCATGGTGCTCTTGCAGGCAGGGGCCTTGATATTTCCCTCAGGGGGCAGGCTGAATTCCAGCCCCTGGCTTCCTGGTTCAATATAGAGGATGCCCTGGATTCAATCTCGGGCTCTATTGCCATGGACACAGCCCGCTATGATACCTTCGAGGCCGACGAGCCTTTCAGCTTTGCCTTTTCGTCTGTCCGAAACGAGGCAGGCCCTCAAATTGCTGTTTCGGGAGGGCCCAGGAATATGATACGATTCAGGTATTCCTCTGTCCCGGGCAGCAGGGGGGGCGACTTTTACGCAGCCCTCTCAAGCCCATCCCCGGTGCGGGGGGCTTTTATCGGGAACATCAGTGCCGGCGAAATCGACGCCCAGGTTTCGGATCTCTATGTGGATATGGGGACCCTTTGGGGGTTCATCCCTCCTGATTTTGTGGTGGCCTTCCCCGGAGGCATTGTAACCGGGGCCATACATATAGCAGGGCCTTTGAGCGATCCGGAATTTTACGGTTCAGCCAGGGCAACCAGCCTGAAAATTCTGGTGCCCCAGTTCATTGCAGCGCCTATACGGCCTGTGCCGGTGGCCATCGCCCTGAACGGCAATGAGATGTCTTTTGGCCCCGTGGATGCTGCTGTCGGGAATGGCTCAGGGTTGGTTTCGGCATGGTTCCGTTTTGACCGCTGGATACCCAACATTTTCAATATGGATATCGTGGTGCCCCAGGAAAAAGCCATCCCCTTTGGCCTCGATATTTCCGGCATTCTTGCCCACGGCCTGGCTGCAGGGCATCTCAATCTGGATATGCAGGACATGATCTTTACGGTTTCAGGGGATCTTACAGCCCAAAATACCGAGATCAGCCTTAACGGCGATGAGCTGGCCGCCATGGAGACTGCAAGCCTTCAGCCCCATACTTCAAGCATATCCACCCTGATAGACATAACCATAAAAACAGGCAGACGGGTGGAATTTTTCTGGCCCAGCGCTGATTTTCCTGTTCTGCAGGCCTATACGGACATGGGGACGGGCATACATATCACCAGCGACGCTGTTTCGCGGCGTTTTACCCTGCAGGGTGATGTCAAACTCCGAAGCGGCGAGATTTTCTACCTGGAGCGGAATTTCTATCTCCGGGAAGGCACCCTGTTCTTCAACGAAAGCGAGCTCCAGTTTGATCCGCGAATATCCGCCAGGGCGGAAATCCGCGATCAGGGGGAGGAAGGGCCTGTAACCATATCCATGCTCATCGATTATGCTCCCCTAAAGTCCTTTACCCCCCGTTTCGAGTCCAACCCGCCCCTTTCGCAGCTTGAAATCTTCTCCATGCTGGGGCAGAACCCCCAGGGGGCTTCGGATCAAACGAACCAGCGGAATATACTGATTTCGGCCAGCGCCGACGCCCTTACCCAGTTTGCGGTTACAAGGCGGTTTCAGCGGGTAGTGAGGAACTTCCTTGGGCTGGACATGTTCTCCGTGCGTACCCAGGTGCTGCAAAACATGGTTTTCCAGGCTGCAGGCTTCAACAATGGGTCGAATACCCCCTCCACCGGCAGCGGAACAGGCACTACGGGAGAAGAAACTATGCCCGGAGAGCGCCGTGCCGGTAACTATTTCGATAACACTACTGTTTTCTTAGGTAAATACATTGGATCGGATATATTTGTCCAATCCTTGTTTTCGTGGCGTTATGATGAGACAAAGCAAACCTGGGGGGGCATCAGGTTTGAACCCGAGATAGGCCTGGAAATGAAGAACCCGCTCTTTAATATCCAGCTTAATATTTTGCCCCTTCACCCGGAAAACTGGTTCATTGACGATGTTTCTTTTACCTTTACATGGAGGAGATCCTTCTAG
- a CDS encoding Uma2 family endonuclease, giving the protein MPSTASIDAVYKLNKYQKAKVREYWIIDPDNKILLRYTLEKETYSLSQYEFDKPVPVAILPDCAIDLGAAYADQEMSRR; this is encoded by the coding sequence ATGCCTTCTACCGCGAGCATAGACGCTGTTTATAAACTCAACAAGTACCAGAAGGCCAAAGTCAGGGAATACTGGATAATTGATCCGGACAACAAGATCCTTTTACGTTATACTCTGGAAAAAGAAACCTACTCCCTCAGCCAGTACGAATTTGACAAGCCCGTGCCGGTCGCAATCCTCCCTGACTGCGCCATTGATCTGGGCGCAGCATACGCAGATCAGGAGATGTCCAGACGCTAG
- a CDS encoding helix-turn-helix domain-containing protein — translation MDGIKERIKQVRTFLNISQREFSKRIFISPTLLGEIELGNRKVKDRTILLISTEFNVNKDWLLNGDGDMFSVPPPDIQLEKLIDIFKQLDKPLRDYLLEQSKGLLKIQKENIDKE, via the coding sequence ATGGACGGAATAAAAGAACGGATAAAACAAGTCAGGACGTTCCTGAATATCTCCCAACGGGAATTCTCTAAACGGATATTTATTAGCCCAACCTTACTAGGTGAAATTGAACTGGGAAACCGGAAAGTAAAAGACAGAACAATTTTGTTAATTTCTACAGAATTTAACGTTAACAAAGATTGGTTATTAAATGGTGATGGTGATATGTTTTCGGTGCCGCCGCCTGATATTCAACTTGAGAAATTAATTGATATATTTAAACAACTTGACAAACCGTTGAGAGATTATTTATTGGAACAATCGAAAGGGCTGTTGAAAATCCAAAAAGAGAATATAGATAAAGAATAA